In Alkalihalobacillus sp. FSL W8-0930, a single window of DNA contains:
- a CDS encoding IS4 family transposase: MSLKEEFSTFAKTVLDVLSVPNLRQSARDVGFVQRLKKLKPEDFLSICAFLPQPVGSTELTQLCGALSRESNTQLSKQALHQRFDEKGAAFLKHVFFQLAGKQEVIAMPPLPETPFSRIRILDATSFERPRKEGTSSDGAKIHLEYELYEGKFLHTLLCGSRESDHHAAYALADTIQPGDLIIRDLGYFSGDHLKQIDRAGASYITRTPANMTYWTRDDQGERIQIKPEEDAKQLEPGAIKDYGVIQLGVKGKNTLQTRVIVQRLTEDQQNKRKAGLRKRRRKGGHTQSADKKDHTQILATNLTQEEMDVQALYPMYSLRWQVEILFKTWKSLFAIDHVRAMNPDRFLCHMYGKLIHILLSSMVAFQCRFYLHQKHHLEGSEYKCIHHAKRAIEESKGYALYHRSSLEDVLENIYENIYRYGRKDHRHRHQSPYDILQIAYETHARME; encoded by the coding sequence GTGTCTTTAAAAGAGGAGTTCAGTACGTTTGCGAAAACCGTGTTGGACGTTTTATCTGTACCGAACCTTCGCCAATCTGCCCGAGACGTTGGGTTTGTACAGCGTCTAAAGAAATTAAAACCTGAGGATTTCTTGAGTATTTGTGCGTTTCTGCCTCAACCCGTGGGTTCTACAGAGTTAACACAGCTTTGTGGAGCTCTTTCGCGTGAATCGAATACCCAGCTCTCCAAACAAGCCTTACACCAACGCTTCGATGAAAAAGGAGCCGCTTTTTTGAAGCATGTGTTTTTTCAATTGGCGGGCAAACAAGAGGTCATCGCCATGCCACCTCTTCCGGAGACCCCGTTTTCTCGGATCCGCATCTTAGATGCGACTTCATTTGAACGACCAAGGAAAGAAGGTACTTCTTCAGATGGAGCGAAAATTCATTTAGAGTATGAGCTATATGAGGGGAAATTTTTGCATACCTTACTTTGCGGTTCAAGAGAAAGTGACCATCACGCCGCCTATGCATTAGCCGATACGATCCAGCCAGGAGATTTGATCATCCGTGATCTCGGCTACTTTTCTGGCGACCATTTGAAACAAATTGATCGTGCAGGCGCTTCTTATATCACGCGGACGCCGGCCAATATGACCTATTGGACTAGAGATGATCAAGGGGAACGAATCCAAATCAAACCAGAAGAAGATGCGAAGCAGCTAGAACCGGGAGCGATCAAAGATTATGGGGTCATCCAATTAGGGGTCAAAGGAAAGAACACCCTTCAAACCCGTGTCATCGTGCAACGATTGACAGAGGATCAACAAAACAAGAGGAAAGCCGGTTTACGAAAAAGAAGACGGAAAGGGGGTCATACCCAATCCGCCGACAAAAAGGATCATACCCAAATCCTTGCCACTAACCTAACACAGGAAGAAATGGATGTGCAAGCATTGTATCCGATGTATTCCTTACGCTGGCAAGTCGAGATTCTTTTCAAAACGTGGAAATCCCTTTTCGCCATTGATCACGTGCGCGCGATGAATCCAGATCGGTTTCTCTGCCACATGTATGGGAAACTTATACACATTCTGCTTTCTTCGATGGTGGCGTTTCAATGCCGGTTCTATCTTCATCAAAAACACCACCTCGAAGGCAGTGAATACAAGTGTATCCATCATGCCAAAAGGGCTATAGAAGAGTCAAAAGGATACGCTCTCTATCATCGTTCTTCATTAGAAGACGTTCTAGAAAATATCTACGAGAACATTTACCGATATGGACGAAAAGACCATCGCCACCGCCATCAAAGTCCCTATGACATCTTACAGATCGCCTATGAAACACATGCGCGTATGGAGTAA
- a CDS encoding tRNA threonylcarbamoyladenosine dehydratase yields the protein MLHQFSRNELAIGHDGLDRLKGSTVAVLGIGGVGSFSAEALARSGVGRLILVDKDDVDITNVNRQIHALLSTVGRPKVELMEERIKDINPDCEVIALKMFYTEETYEQFFAYGLDYVIDASDTISYKVHLMKECISRKIPIISSMGVANKMDPTKLRITDISKTSYDPIARVVRRKLRESKIYKGVEVVFSDEQPIQIREDIRKEIVSEQAENGSIRKAKMPPSSNAFVPSVCGLIMAGHVITNLLEGIEMNRS from the coding sequence TTGTTACATCAATTTTCACGTAATGAATTAGCCATTGGACATGATGGACTTGATCGACTAAAGGGAAGCACTGTTGCTGTGCTCGGTATAGGAGGCGTTGGCTCGTTTTCAGCAGAAGCATTAGCACGTTCTGGAGTGGGGCGTTTAATATTAGTAGATAAGGATGATGTGGACATCACTAATGTGAATCGTCAAATTCATGCCTTACTCTCAACTGTGGGCAGACCTAAGGTAGAACTAATGGAAGAACGAATCAAAGATATTAACCCTGATTGTGAGGTTATTGCATTAAAAATGTTTTATACGGAGGAAACGTATGAACAATTTTTTGCGTATGGGCTTGATTATGTGATCGATGCCAGTGATACCATTTCGTATAAAGTTCATCTAATGAAAGAGTGTATTAGTCGTAAGATACCAATTATCTCGAGCATGGGTGTAGCAAATAAGATGGATCCGACAAAATTACGCATTACAGATATCTCTAAAACGTCCTATGATCCAATTGCTCGTGTCGTACGTCGTAAATTACGCGAGTCAAAGATCTATAAAGGTGTTGAAGTCGTTTTCTCTGATGAACAACCCATCCAAATTAGGGAAGACATTCGCAAAGAGATTGTCTCTGAACAAGCAGAGAATGGGTCGATTCGAAAAGCAAAAATGCCGCCTTCTTCAAATGCGTTTGTTCCCTCTGTCTGTGGACTAATCATGGCTGGCCATGTCATCACAAACCTTCTAGAAGGTATTGAAATGAATCGTTCATAA
- a CDS encoding RsfA family transcriptional regulator, with protein sequence MKIRQDAWSHEDDVLLAETVLAHITDGSTQLRAFDEVGDKLNRTSAACGFRWNAVVRQKHLNAIEDSKRERKERKRAAGFTYYSSKKPVWAPASLMYPSPSPMSATSSTSSVEDHSLEGIIQALHQYAENQDSHKSSSNELQLILAENEELKRQNYIMQQELQKIKQDNSIIEEDYQSLIQIMNRARRMAILEDEEALSSAAFKMDKNGNLEKVAK encoded by the coding sequence TTGAAAATTAGACAGGATGCTTGGTCTCACGAGGACGATGTGTTACTAGCAGAAACCGTATTGGCCCACATTACAGATGGGAGCACACAATTAAGAGCTTTTGATGAAGTTGGAGATAAATTAAATCGAACATCTGCCGCTTGTGGCTTCAGATGGAATGCCGTAGTTAGGCAAAAACATCTTAATGCGATTGAAGACTCTAAGAGAGAGCGCAAGGAACGAAAAAGAGCAGCAGGCTTCACATACTACTCTTCTAAAAAACCAGTTTGGGCACCTGCTTCCTTAATGTATCCGAGTCCAAGCCCGATGTCCGCGACTTCTTCAACGTCATCAGTTGAGGATCATTCTTTAGAGGGTATTATCCAAGCGCTTCATCAGTATGCAGAAAATCAAGACAGCCATAAATCAAGTTCAAATGAACTGCAATTGATTCTTGCTGAAAATGAAGAATTAAAAAGACAGAATTATATAATGCAACAGGAACTACAAAAGATTAAACAAGACAATAGCATTATTGAAGAAGATTACCAGTCTCTTATTCAAATTATGAATCGAGCACGTCGTATGGCTATTTTAGAGGATGAGGAAGCCCTCTCAAGTGCGGCATTCAAGATGGACAAGAATGGAAATTTAGAAAAAGTGGCGAAATAA
- a CDS encoding ATP-binding protein: MFKTLRSKLILFFSCVTFLPLLLIGAIMFQFQRDDLSLQLEDQLVRVLENRVIALEDFLTERQSNLELLARNPIIQDTSSSMTDIRDELISYESAYPYFLDTLFIDDDEFITVHNQGVTSNLTTEESAWYTQAQQNGVGMEEIDREFYEEPSFILSQAVYDEDDNVLGVVASTIDFTKIKDKLNQANIEYTENKQSEYAFMFTQDGELLAHPDHNLIMSQFNYFDANQFTEQSFIDFVEKGDLYFNATNEMIQTYQEIQTLGGEGDTWYVAISVPQSDLYTSQNHLLLSYIGLFSCIFIITLFAVLKLANYIVKPLEQLVVATKTFTFYNKIDPITQGFYQEADTLTRAFRLMTTKLLNRERSHQKSSLILETTENGILAYRVEDQVITTFNAACEELFNIKRDQIVGLNLTEASIINSRFKIFLHSAELEVDSAPKNDQSYEFNCPFPDDHHTFFISISKLAEDKEIIVDQDVLIVFNDVTEKRAMQQQLVRSEKSKVVGELAAGFAHEIRNPLSTIKGFLQIFQREERQESKKSQFELMVQEIDRVNNIIKDLLNMARPEPLQKVETNVLEILNQTRQMFLAEANERNITFTLTHAANLPVAWVDADKVKQVMMNLVKNAMDSMMDQGELSIQVKESESNQLLIIVQDNGIGMSEETLARIGTPFFTTKSDGTGLGLMTCFRIAEELQGSLTVESQEGEGTSFFFQLPVYREK; encoded by the coding sequence ATGTTTAAAACATTACGATCAAAATTGATCCTGTTTTTTTCTTGTGTAACGTTTCTTCCTCTTTTACTAATAGGTGCGATTATGTTTCAATTTCAACGAGATGATCTATCATTACAGTTGGAAGATCAATTAGTGAGAGTGCTAGAAAATCGAGTCATTGCCTTGGAAGATTTTCTGACCGAGAGGCAATCTAATTTAGAACTTTTAGCGAGGAACCCGATCATACAAGATACAAGCTCTAGCATGACCGATATTCGAGATGAACTCATTTCTTACGAATCGGCTTATCCATATTTTCTTGATACGCTTTTTATAGATGACGATGAATTTATAACCGTACATAATCAAGGCGTTACTTCAAATCTAACGACTGAGGAATCTGCTTGGTATACTCAAGCTCAACAAAATGGAGTTGGCATGGAAGAGATCGATAGGGAATTTTATGAAGAGCCTTCATTTATCTTAAGTCAAGCCGTATACGATGAAGATGACAATGTGCTTGGAGTTGTTGCGTCAACCATTGATTTCACAAAGATTAAGGACAAATTGAATCAAGCGAATATTGAATACACAGAAAATAAACAAAGTGAGTACGCATTTATGTTTACTCAGGATGGAGAGTTACTTGCTCATCCAGACCACAATTTAATTATGAGTCAATTTAATTACTTTGATGCAAATCAATTTACGGAGCAGAGCTTTATTGATTTTGTGGAAAAAGGAGATCTCTATTTTAATGCTACTAATGAGATGATTCAAACCTATCAAGAGATCCAAACGCTTGGTGGAGAAGGAGATACGTGGTACGTTGCAATTTCTGTTCCTCAAAGCGATTTATACACTTCGCAGAACCATTTATTACTAAGCTACATCGGATTATTTAGCTGTATATTCATTATTACGTTGTTCGCCGTTTTAAAGCTGGCTAATTATATTGTAAAGCCTTTGGAACAATTGGTTGTAGCAACAAAAACCTTTACTTTTTATAATAAGATTGATCCAATTACTCAAGGCTTTTATCAAGAGGCTGATACATTAACTCGAGCATTCCGGTTAATGACAACGAAGCTGTTAAACCGAGAACGGAGTCATCAGAAATCAAGCTTAATTCTTGAAACAACCGAGAATGGAATACTGGCCTATAGGGTTGAGGATCAAGTCATTACAACCTTTAATGCAGCTTGTGAAGAGCTCTTTAATATCAAACGAGATCAGATAGTAGGCCTTAATTTAACGGAAGCATCCATCATCAATTCTAGGTTCAAAATCTTTTTGCATTCGGCAGAGTTGGAAGTGGATTCAGCCCCTAAAAATGATCAGAGCTACGAGTTTAATTGTCCTTTTCCAGATGATCATCATACGTTTTTCATTAGTATTTCTAAACTGGCTGAGGATAAGGAAATTATTGTAGATCAAGATGTATTAATTGTTTTTAATGATGTGACTGAAAAACGAGCTATGCAACAACAACTTGTTCGTTCTGAAAAATCTAAAGTTGTTGGGGAGCTGGCAGCTGGGTTTGCTCATGAAATACGTAATCCATTAAGTACGATAAAAGGGTTTCTACAAATTTTCCAGCGTGAGGAGCGTCAGGAAAGTAAAAAGAGTCAGTTTGAGTTAATGGTCCAAGAAATAGATCGTGTAAATAATATTATTAAGGATTTATTGAATATGGCTAGGCCGGAACCCCTACAAAAAGTAGAGACAAATGTATTGGAAATACTTAATCAAACAAGACAAATGTTCTTAGCTGAAGCAAATGAGCGTAATATCACCTTCACATTGACACATGCAGCGAATCTACCCGTTGCTTGGGTAGATGCTGATAAGGTGAAACAAGTGATGATGAATCTTGTGAAAAATGCGATGGATTCAATGATGGACCAAGGGGAGTTATCGATACAAGTAAAAGAAAGCGAATCAAATCAATTGCTCATTATTGTGCAGGATAATGGTATTGGCATGAGTGAGGAGACGCTTGCACGTATCGGTACACCGTTTTTTACAACTAAGTCAGATGGCACAGGGCTTGGGTTAATGACGTGCTTCCGAATTGCAGAGGAATTACAGGGTTCATTAACTGTTGAAAGTCAAGAAGGGGAAGGAACGTCATTCTTTTTTCAATTGCCGGTGTATCGAGAGAAATAA
- a CDS encoding replication-associated recombination protein A, translating to MKKQPLAYRIRPQSIHDVIGQEQLLGEGELLRRMIDANQLGSMILYGPPGTGKTSIARAIAGTMNLPFKLLNAVMHNKKDMETLVAEAKMHGQMIAIMDEVHRLDKTKQDFLLPHLENGLIIMIGATTSNPYHAINPAIRSRCHIFELTPLEPVEIKKALIRAVQDPVNGYGNAELEVDDEALDHLAAACGGDARSALNGLEVAILSTPKPKDGPKRITKQIAEKSIQKKSYQHDKDGDAYYDVLSAFQKSIRGSDVDAALHYLARLIEAGDLVSIARRLLVISYEDIGLASPQAGERTLSAIEAAERLGFPEARIPLANAVIELCLSPKSNSAIQAIDHALSDLRKGGVGDVPAHLKDAHYKGAKDLGRGVTYQYPHDYENGWVKQQYLPNPLKDRSYYSPKQTGKFEATLAQLYSRLKNTR from the coding sequence TTGAAAAAGCAACCACTCGCTTACCGAATACGACCACAATCCATTCATGATGTGATCGGTCAAGAGCAATTACTTGGAGAAGGTGAGCTCTTACGAAGAATGATAGATGCCAATCAGTTAGGATCCATGATTTTATACGGTCCTCCTGGAACTGGTAAAACATCAATCGCCAGAGCTATTGCCGGAACAATGAACCTTCCATTCAAGCTGCTGAATGCGGTTATGCATAACAAAAAAGACATGGAAACACTTGTGGCTGAGGCCAAAATGCACGGTCAAATGATCGCCATCATGGACGAGGTACATCGACTAGACAAAACAAAACAAGATTTTTTGTTACCTCATTTAGAAAATGGATTAATTATCATGATTGGTGCAACGACATCAAACCCTTACCATGCGATTAACCCAGCCATTCGAAGCCGGTGTCATATCTTTGAATTAACACCACTCGAACCAGTTGAGATAAAAAAAGCCCTCATTCGAGCGGTTCAAGATCCAGTGAATGGGTATGGTAACGCAGAACTTGAAGTTGATGACGAAGCACTTGATCACTTAGCAGCAGCCTGTGGTGGTGACGCGCGGTCTGCTTTAAACGGACTGGAAGTAGCGATTCTTTCTACTCCAAAACCAAAAGACGGCCCAAAACGTATCACTAAACAAATAGCCGAAAAAAGTATACAAAAGAAAAGCTATCAGCATGATAAAGATGGCGATGCCTATTACGATGTTCTTTCAGCTTTTCAGAAATCCATTCGTGGTAGTGATGTTGATGCGGCCCTGCACTATCTAGCTCGCTTAATTGAAGCGGGTGATCTCGTGAGTATCGCTAGGCGCTTACTTGTCATTTCCTACGAAGACATTGGTCTAGCCAGTCCTCAAGCAGGCGAACGAACCTTATCTGCGATTGAAGCAGCAGAACGATTAGGCTTTCCTGAAGCTCGAATTCCACTTGCTAATGCAGTCATTGAGCTTTGTCTTTCACCAAAGTCAAATAGTGCCATTCAAGCCATTGACCATGCGCTTTCTGATTTAAGAAAAGGTGGCGTTGGTGATGTACCGGCTCATTTAAAGGATGCTCATTATAAAGGGGCCAAAGATCTTGGACGAGGTGTTACCTATCAGTATCCCCATGATTACGAAAATGGGTGGGTCAAACAACAATACTTACCAAATCCTTTAAAGGATCGCTCGTATTATTCTCCTAAACAAACTGGGAAATTCGAAGCAACTTTAGCCCAACTATATAGCCGTTTGAAAAACACTCGATAA
- a CDS encoding YitT family protein: protein MVMSFGIALMIRAELGIAPWEVLHVGLMQQFGLTVGSWSILTGVAILIGSGLLLREWPKVGAVVNMILVGVFIDLFLFILPTVDQTTIRWMMLVASIFINGYGIGLYIAPGLGAGPRDSLMLALNKRTGWSVQRVRIALEITVLTVGWLLGGPVFLGTLLYCVGISYVVGITLPHGKRLVQSFLERGIQYEDINKGTLRVDHHDGTGEEIR, encoded by the coding sequence ATGGTGATGTCTTTTGGCATTGCATTAATGATTCGTGCAGAGCTCGGAATTGCTCCTTGGGAAGTGTTACATGTTGGACTGATGCAGCAATTTGGTTTAACTGTAGGCTCGTGGTCGATCCTAACCGGTGTTGCGATTTTAATTGGTTCGGGTTTATTGTTAAGAGAGTGGCCAAAAGTAGGAGCGGTCGTTAACATGATCTTAGTCGGTGTGTTTATCGACTTATTTTTGTTCATTCTGCCAACAGTTGATCAAACAACCATTCGCTGGATGATGTTAGTTGCAAGTATTTTCATTAACGGATATGGAATTGGATTATATATTGCACCGGGTCTTGGCGCTGGGCCTAGAGATAGTCTGATGCTTGCATTAAACAAGCGCACAGGCTGGAGTGTTCAGCGGGTCCGAATTGCACTTGAGATTACGGTGTTAACTGTAGGATGGCTTTTAGGTGGACCTGTATTCTTGGGTACACTATTATACTGTGTAGGAATTAGCTACGTGGTCGGAATTACATTACCACACGGAAAACGATTGGTTCAATCATTTTTAGAAAGAGGGATTCAATATGAAGATATCAACAAAGGGACGTTACGGGTTGACCATCATGATGGCACTGGCGAAGAAATCAGGTGA
- a CDS encoding Rrf2 family transcriptional regulator yields MKISTKGRYGLTIMMALAKKSGDGPVSLKSIAKEYDLSEHYLEQLIAPLRNAMLVKSVRGAYGGYMLAKEAKQITAGDIIRVLEGPISPVEVLEDEEPAKRDLWIKIRDAVKDVLDSTTLDDLATFKTEGEQEYYMFYI; encoded by the coding sequence ATGAAGATATCAACAAAGGGACGTTACGGGTTGACCATCATGATGGCACTGGCGAAGAAATCAGGTGATGGTCCAGTTTCATTAAAGTCCATTGCCAAGGAATACGATTTGTCTGAGCATTATCTAGAGCAGCTTATTGCTCCTCTCCGAAATGCAATGCTTGTGAAAAGCGTACGTGGAGCTTATGGCGGCTACATGCTAGCAAAAGAGGCTAAACAAATTACGGCAGGAGACATCATTCGTGTGTTAGAAGGACCAATTAGTCCTGTAGAAGTACTTGAAGACGAAGAGCCTGCAAAGCGTGATCTATGGATTAAAATTCGTGATGCTGTGAAAGACGTGCTTGATTCTACGACACTCGATGATTTAGCAACCTTTAAAACAGAGGGCGAACAAGAGTATTACATGTTCTATATTTAA
- a CDS encoding cysteine desulfurase family protein → MERIYLDHAATSPMHPDVLEAMMPYLTEVFGNASSIHRTGRRARQALDEARAQIATELHVTPSTILFTSGGTEADNVALIGYAKANQHKGRHIITTKIEHHAVLHTCAQLEREGFEVTYLPVDETGMISIDDFDQALRADTILVSIMYGNNEVGTIQPIPELGLRLKEHQAVLHTDAIQAAGSLDLSIHQLHVDLLSVSAHKLNGPKGVGFLYVGEDITIAPPFYGGEQERKRRAGTENIAGIIGLAESFVRATKEQKQKNEQYRTYKELFSAILNQEEIDFSVNGHPSDSLPHILNISFPRVNVESMLVNLDLAGIEASSGSACTAGSIEPSHVLTAMFGENNERAKTAIRYSFGIGNSEFEIETAARETAKIVKRYQKQQPFIV, encoded by the coding sequence TTGGAACGAATTTATCTAGATCATGCTGCAACCTCGCCGATGCACCCGGATGTACTCGAGGCCATGATGCCTTATTTAACAGAGGTGTTTGGAAATGCTTCAAGCATCCACAGGACGGGAAGAAGAGCAAGGCAGGCATTAGATGAGGCACGGGCGCAAATTGCAACCGAACTACATGTGACGCCAAGCACGATTCTTTTTACAAGTGGTGGGACGGAAGCCGATAATGTTGCGTTAATTGGGTATGCAAAGGCGAATCAGCACAAAGGTCGCCATATTATTACAACGAAAATTGAACATCATGCGGTCTTGCACACATGTGCACAGCTAGAACGAGAAGGTTTTGAAGTAACCTATCTACCTGTTGATGAGACAGGGATGATTTCTATTGATGACTTTGACCAGGCGTTACGAGCTGACACAATCCTTGTTTCAATTATGTATGGAAATAATGAAGTAGGGACTATTCAGCCGATACCAGAGCTTGGTCTAAGATTAAAAGAGCATCAAGCTGTTCTTCACACGGACGCCATTCAAGCGGCAGGGAGTCTTGATCTATCTATCCACCAGCTCCATGTAGACCTTCTATCTGTCAGTGCTCATAAGCTTAACGGGCCAAAGGGAGTTGGTTTTCTTTATGTAGGAGAAGATATCACGATCGCTCCACCCTTCTATGGCGGCGAGCAAGAACGAAAGAGACGTGCAGGAACAGAGAACATTGCCGGTATCATTGGGCTTGCTGAGAGTTTCGTACGAGCTACCAAGGAACAAAAACAAAAAAACGAGCAATATCGTACCTATAAAGAGCTTTTTTCTGCTATTCTTAATCAGGAAGAAATTGATTTCTCGGTGAACGGCCATCCGAGTGATTCTCTTCCTCATATATTAAACATTAGTTTTCCCCGAGTGAACGTTGAATCAATGCTTGTAAATCTTGATTTGGCTGGGATTGAAGCTTCAAGCGGGTCTGCTTGTACAGCGGGCTCCATTGAACCATCTCATGTATTAACAGCTATGTTTGGCGAAAATAACGAACGGGCAAAAACAGCTATTCGATATAGTTTTGGGATCGGTAATTCCGAATTTGAAATAGAGACCGCTGCACGTGAAACGGCTAAAATCGTGAAACGATATCAAAAGCAGCAGCCTTTTATTGTGTAG
- the mnmA gene encoding tRNA 2-thiouridine(34) synthase MnmA: MTKRPEDTRVVVGMSGGVDSSVTALLLKEQGYDVIGMFMKNWDDTDESGFCTATEDYNDVIRVCNQLDIPYYAVNFEKEYWDKVFTYFLEEYKAGRTPNPDVMCNKEIKFKAFLNHAMTLGADYVATGHYARVEEVDGVFQLIRGMDDNKDQTYFLNALSQQQLQKVMFPIGDMPKSEVRERAHAANLATASKKDSTGICFIGERDFKEFLSTYLPATPGEIRTLETDEVKGTHDGLMYHTLGQRQGLGIGGAGEPWFVVGKDLNRNVLLVGQGSNHYGLFSTGLEAIGMNWIMDTAPTEPFTCTAKFRYRQADQAVTVHPHADGTATVTFDEDQRAVTPGQAVVFYQGDRCLGGGTIDVVKTNWENA; encoded by the coding sequence GTGACTAAACGCCCTGAAGATACCCGTGTGGTTGTTGGGATGTCTGGAGGAGTGGATTCGTCTGTCACAGCGCTATTGTTAAAAGAACAAGGCTATGACGTGATCGGCATGTTCATGAAAAACTGGGATGATACGGATGAGTCAGGATTCTGTACAGCGACAGAAGACTATAATGATGTAATTCGTGTATGTAACCAATTAGATATTCCGTATTATGCGGTAAATTTTGAAAAGGAATATTGGGACAAGGTATTTACCTACTTCCTTGAAGAATATAAAGCAGGTCGCACCCCTAACCCGGATGTGATGTGTAATAAAGAAATAAAGTTTAAAGCATTCCTTAATCATGCGATGACCCTTGGTGCAGATTATGTGGCGACAGGGCATTATGCGAGAGTGGAAGAAGTGGATGGTGTATTCCAATTAATCCGAGGTATGGATGATAATAAGGATCAAACTTACTTCTTAAATGCTCTAAGTCAACAACAACTGCAAAAGGTCATGTTCCCGATTGGAGATATGCCTAAATCAGAAGTGAGAGAGCGCGCGCATGCGGCCAATCTTGCAACAGCATCTAAAAAAGATAGTACAGGAATTTGTTTTATTGGAGAGCGTGACTTTAAGGAATTCTTAAGCACCTATCTTCCAGCTACACCAGGTGAAATTCGTACGCTTGAAACAGACGAAGTAAAAGGAACACATGACGGTTTAATGTATCATACATTAGGTCAACGTCAAGGCCTTGGCATTGGTGGGGCCGGTGAGCCATGGTTTGTAGTTGGCAAGGATTTGAATCGCAACGTTCTTTTAGTTGGACAAGGTTCAAACCATTACGGATTGTTCTCAACAGGTCTTGAAGCAATTGGTATGAATTGGATCATGGATACGGCACCAACCGAGCCGTTTACATGTACAGCCAAGTTCCGCTATCGTCAAGCTGACCAAGCGGTTACCGTGCATCCGCATGCCGATGGAACGGCAACGGTTACGTTTGATGAAGATCAACGAGCGGTTACGCCAGGTCAGGCTGTGGTCTTTTATCAAGGGGATCGTTGTCTAGGCGGCGGAACGATTGATGTAGTGAAAACAAATTGGGAAAATGCCTGA
- a CDS encoding tetratricopeptide repeat protein produces the protein MSTLNENGIEHMRNQRYEEAGKAFTEAIETDPKDPAAYINFGNLLSLLDDNERALVFFDRAIGLDENAATAYYGAGTIYYKQDQFEEAVKMFKQALMKQLDEADLYFMLGMSYYQLGSLPHACANFQRAVELNDADVDANFQLGLTFAQLEQLDEAMPYLLKTVELNPNHADAYYNLGVAYASKDQAEDALASFDKALQVQPDHVLAGNGKKIIEQALN, from the coding sequence ATGAGTACATTAAATGAAAATGGTATTGAACACATGAGAAATCAGCGATATGAGGAAGCGGGCAAAGCATTTACAGAAGCGATTGAAACAGATCCTAAAGATCCTGCTGCTTATATTAACTTTGGGAACTTACTTTCATTATTAGATGATAATGAGCGTGCACTCGTTTTCTTTGACCGGGCCATAGGGCTTGATGAGAATGCGGCTACAGCTTATTACGGTGCAGGTACAATCTATTACAAGCAAGATCAATTCGAAGAGGCTGTTAAAATGTTTAAACAAGCATTAATGAAACAGCTTGATGAAGCAGACTTGTATTTTATGTTAGGAATGAGCTATTACCAGCTAGGTTCTCTCCCTCATGCATGTGCAAATTTCCAACGTGCTGTGGAATTAAATGACGCAGACGTAGATGCAAACTTCCAGCTTGGCTTAACATTTGCTCAGCTTGAGCAGCTTGATGAAGCGATGCCTTACTTACTCAAAACAGTTGAGCTTAATCCAAATCATGCGGATGCTTATTACAACTTAGGTGTTGCTTATGCTAGTAAGGATCAAGCAGAGGATGCCCTTGCTTCTTTTGATAAGGCGCTTCAAGTACAGCCAGATCATGTACTCGCGGGGAACGGGAAAAAGATTATTGAACAAGCCTTAAATTGA